The sequence AGCCCGTGCAAAAACAGGGACTGCAAAGAACGCGAGTGCCTCACGCAGATTAGCGTCGATCAGGTTTTTGAAAGCGTAATGAACCTTTACAACAAAAGCAGGGCCCATTAATGCGCGTACTCTTCATATATCCCAACCTGAATACACAGATAGGCTTCAACTACGGCATCTCCTATATCTCAGGGCTTCTCAAGCAGGAAGGCATCGAAACGTACCTCATCAACATCAACGAAAAACTCGGATTTCCTCTCAACCATGATCGGATCAGGAAGGAGGTCCTTTCCATCAAACCTGACCTCATAGGGTTTTCGGTGCTCACGAACCAGTACAAGTATGCGCTTGAGATCGCGCGAAACATCAAGCAGTACTCCACCGCACCCATCCTTTTCGGAGGCATCCATGCTACCATGGATCCCCATGAAACATTGTCTCAGCCGTGGGTCGATTATATCTGCGTCGGAGAAGGAGAAGAGGCCTTGCTGGAACTTGCTCGCAATGGGGGCCCTCAGGGCGTGAAGAACATGGGATATAAATCCCAGGGCGCCTCTGTCATAGAGCCCTTGAGGCCCTTCACGGATATTACGAAGCTCCCTTTCAAAGACTATGAGATCTTTGATTTTCAAAGACTCATTGACGCGAAAGACGGCTGGGTGGGACTCACCGCGTCGCGGGGATGCCCGTTCAGGTGCACCTACTGTCTTAACCATAAGATCATCGGGCTTTACAAGGAGCATGGCCATCTTCCGAAATACTACATTCGCCGTCATACGGTAGACCAGATGGTCACCGAGATAGATTACCTGCTTTCGCACTACAGCGGCATAAGGATGTTCAT comes from Syntrophorhabdaceae bacterium and encodes:
- a CDS encoding radical SAM protein; this translates as MRVLFIYPNLNTQIGFNYGISYISGLLKQEGIETYLININEKLGFPLNHDRIRKEVLSIKPDLIGFSVLTNQYKYALEIARNIKQYSTAPILFGGIHATMDPHETLSQPWVDYICVGEGEEALLELARNGGPQGVKNMGYKSQGASVIEPLRPFTDITKLPFKDYEIFDFQRLIDAKDGWVGLTASRGCPFRCTYCLNHKIIGLYKEHGHLPKYYIRRHTVDQMVTEIDYLLSHYSGIRMFIFDDDIFTFDKAWLKEFTGAYKSMTRIPFVCNAHARVFDAETAGYLRDAGCKIVKFGLESGSDRIRRGVLHRYMSNKDIEDAFRVAHQFGLHTSAFVMVGLPRETVADIKETVELLARIKPGRFRWSLFFPFVGTKAYEIAEKAGQIDFAKMNELDNFTDETCMMLGEEVDLYVDKVKTLLCAFVNGYADIDGEKKYRDVVERIEALDRKTWRKEKEILIG